The following coding sequences lie in one Thermosulfuriphilus ammonigenes genomic window:
- a CDS encoding amylo-alpha-1,6-glucosidase: MAHQEIICVENRFYILTTSARIDDRPRVLKEGDTFAIFNRFGDIEALGSNDYGLFHEGTRFLSRLRLTVAGLAPLLLSSTIREDNIFFNVDLTNPDILCEDRLEIPKGTVHLLRTKFLYQGCCYERLEVENFGLCAVELAISYSFEADYADIFEVRGLKRARRGRFFSPEVTSDEVVFSYQGLDGVRRRTKLRFEPSPDTLTANEALFRLSLRPRESKTIFVSVACLRGEGTVETSYRQAALEARSRLVDFRHQTCEIYTSNEQFNRWLQRSFSDIFIMLTQTPYGLYPYAGIPWFSTIFGRDGIITALECLWINPEIARGVLSCLSATQAREMDPEADAEPGKIVHEIRLNETAATGEIPFAFYYGTVDATPLFVLLAGAYYQRTQDLDFIRQIWPHILLALEWIEKYGDLDDDGLVEYASSGPGLVNKGWKDSHDSVFYEDGRLAEGPIALVEVQGYVYQAWLWGARLASALGEESLAQRLMTQAKLLRRRINKLFWSEELGTYVLALDGQKRPCRVRTSNAGHLLFTEVADETMAHRVAERLFLPDSFSGWGIRTLSTLEVRYNPMSYHNGSIWPHDNALIAYGLKNYGLRGQFLKLFEALFEASNFFELHRMPELFCGFPRRPHEGPTAYPVSCNPQAWSAAVVFFLLQASLGLRFEEGGIRFYHPILPDFLDRIWIKNLWLAGGKVDLLIRKLDGDVVINVFKKRGDFEVVVVK, encoded by the coding sequence GTGGCCCATCAAGAGATTATTTGTGTCGAGAACCGTTTTTATATTCTTACTACCTCGGCGAGGATCGACGATCGCCCGCGGGTCCTCAAAGAGGGGGATACTTTTGCCATCTTTAATCGCTTCGGGGATATAGAGGCCCTAGGAAGTAACGATTATGGCCTCTTTCACGAGGGGACCAGGTTTCTTTCCAGACTCCGTCTGACTGTAGCTGGTCTAGCTCCTTTACTTTTGAGCTCTACTATTCGAGAGGACAATATCTTCTTCAACGTTGATTTGACCAATCCAGATATACTCTGTGAAGATAGACTGGAGATTCCCAAAGGGACGGTCCACCTCCTACGAACTAAATTTCTCTATCAGGGTTGTTGTTATGAACGACTTGAGGTTGAAAACTTTGGTCTTTGTGCCGTAGAGCTGGCCATTTCCTACTCCTTTGAGGCAGATTATGCTGATATTTTCGAGGTTCGAGGTCTTAAGAGGGCCCGGCGGGGGCGATTCTTCTCCCCAGAGGTGACCAGCGATGAAGTGGTCTTTTCTTATCAGGGCCTAGACGGAGTTAGACGAAGGACCAAGCTTCGTTTTGAGCCCTCCCCGGACACCCTCACGGCCAACGAGGCCCTCTTCCGTCTCTCTCTTCGTCCCCGAGAGTCCAAGACTATTTTTGTCTCCGTAGCCTGTTTGCGAGGGGAGGGCACCGTTGAAACCAGCTACCGGCAGGCGGCCCTAGAGGCCCGTTCTCGCTTGGTTGATTTTCGCCATCAGACCTGTGAAATTTACACCTCCAATGAGCAGTTCAATCGTTGGCTTCAACGTTCTTTCTCGGATATTTTTATCATGCTTACGCAGACCCCCTATGGTCTCTATCCCTATGCCGGTATTCCCTGGTTTAGCACTATCTTTGGCCGTGATGGCATAATCACTGCCCTGGAATGTCTCTGGATTAACCCGGAGATAGCCCGGGGGGTGCTCTCCTGCCTTTCGGCTACTCAGGCCCGGGAGATGGATCCAGAAGCTGATGCCGAGCCAGGCAAAATTGTCCATGAGATTCGCCTTAATGAGACCGCCGCTACCGGTGAAATTCCTTTTGCTTTTTACTACGGCACGGTGGATGCCACCCCATTATTTGTCCTTTTGGCCGGAGCCTATTATCAACGCACCCAGGACCTGGATTTTATCCGCCAGATTTGGCCTCACATTCTGTTGGCCCTGGAGTGGATCGAGAAGTACGGCGATCTTGACGATGACGGTCTGGTGGAATACGCCTCATCCGGGCCGGGTCTGGTCAACAAGGGCTGGAAGGATTCTCATGACAGTGTCTTTTATGAAGATGGCCGGCTAGCCGAGGGCCCCATAGCCCTGGTGGAAGTTCAGGGTTATGTCTATCAGGCTTGGCTATGGGGGGCGCGGCTGGCTTCGGCCCTGGGGGAGGAGTCTCTGGCCCAAAGACTCATGACCCAGGCTAAACTCCTGAGGCGCAGAATTAATAAGCTCTTCTGGTCTGAAGAACTGGGAACTTATGTCCTGGCTTTAGATGGTCAAAAACGACCTTGTCGGGTGCGAACTTCTAACGCCGGCCATCTCCTTTTTACCGAGGTGGCTGATGAGACAATGGCTCATCGGGTGGCTGAGCGACTCTTCCTGCCAGATTCCTTTTCTGGCTGGGGAATACGGACTCTTTCCACCCTTGAGGTCCGTTACAACCCCATGTCTTACCATAATGGTTCCATTTGGCCCCATGATAACGCTCTAATCGCTTACGGCCTTAAAAATTATGGCCTAAGAGGTCAATTTCTCAAACTGTTTGAGGCCCTGTTTGAGGCCAGCAATTTTTTTGAACTCCATCGTATGCCGGAACTTTTTTGCGGTTTCCCTCGCAGACCCCACGAGGGGCCTACGGCTTATCCTGTTTCCTGTAATCCTCAGGCCTGGTCAGCAGCTGTGGTCTTTTTTCTCCTCCAGGCCTCTCTGGGATTGCGCTTCGAAGAGGGGGGGATTCGCTTCTACCATCCCATACTGCCTGATTTTCTCGACCGGATCTGGATCAAAAATCTCTGGTTAGCCGGGGGGAAGGTAGATCTCCTGATCCGCAAACTCGATGGAGACGTGGTTATTAATGTTTTCAAGAAGAGAGGAGACTTTGAGGTGGTGGTTGTCAAATGA
- the mobB gene encoding molybdopterin-guanine dinucleotide biosynthesis protein B, producing the protein MTWLEIWEKKGLPPTVAFIGPHNVGKTSLVLKVVRTLRERGHQVGVIKTTKEKIALDDPSKDTGRYQKIAQRVGLLGPEGLRLVLKESPPLEEILFRYYGDCDLVIVEGLKSHPFLPKIEVARREVSSDLLAQIVPGVVAVVADFPVADRPCFSFEDVEGLACFIEEEIMAPFREKKHLGLWINGSSVELKFFIRQITADIVYGVVKNLRLPEAPRLVDIKLRLPD; encoded by the coding sequence ATGACTTGGTTGGAAATCTGGGAGAAGAAGGGGCTCCCACCTACGGTGGCCTTTATCGGGCCTCATAATGTAGGAAAGACCAGTCTGGTCCTCAAGGTGGTTCGTACCTTAAGGGAGAGGGGCCATCAAGTAGGGGTTATTAAAACCACAAAAGAGAAAATAGCCCTTGATGACCCGAGCAAGGATACTGGCCGCTACCAGAAGATAGCCCAAAGGGTAGGCCTTCTTGGCCCAGAAGGGTTGCGTCTGGTGCTGAAGGAGTCTCCACCGCTGGAAGAGATTCTTTTCCGTTATTACGGAGATTGTGATTTAGTCATCGTCGAAGGCTTAAAATCCCATCCCTTTTTGCCCAAAATTGAGGTGGCCCGAAGGGAAGTTTCTTCAGATCTTCTGGCCCAAATTGTCCCGGGGGTGGTGGCTGTGGTGGCTGATTTTCCTGTTGCTGACCGGCCCTGCTTCTCCTTTGAAGATGTCGAAGGCCTGGCTTGTTTTATCGAAGAAGAGATTATGGCTCCCTTTAGAGAAAAAAAACACCTTGGTCTCTGGATAAATGGGTCTTCTGTAGAGCTTAAGTTCTTTATCCGCCAGATCACGGCTGATATTGTCTATGGAGTGGTCAAAAACCTTCGTCTCCCTGAGGCTCCGCGCTTGGTGGATATAAAGCTGAGGCTACCAGATTAA
- the glmM gene encoding phosphoglucosamine mutase — translation MDRKLFGTDGIRGLANEPPMTPETALKLGRAIAYYFKKIGGHHRVLIGKDTRLSGYMLETALASGICSMGANVLLVGPMPTPAIAFLTSSMRADAGVVISASHNPYPDNGIKVFSGDGFKLPDETEAELERLMESPELDQERPTGDGVGKAFRIDDARGRYIVFLKQAFPKEYTLDGLRLVLDCAHGAAYRVAPAVFEELGAEVIKVGVEPDGININNRCGALYPEVVQAKVRETRADMGIALDGDADRVIVVDEYGEVVDGDHILAICARDMVREGRLRNNTVVATVMSNLGLEVCLKKMGVRLIRTKVGDRYVVEAMREGGYNLGGEQSGHLIFLDYMTTGDGTLAALMLLAVMIKEGRALSELAQIMETYPQVLLNVRVKERRPPEEIPGLMQLKAQLEAKLTDRGRIVIRPSGTEPVYRVMVEGEDPAEIKAYAQELVEHIKNVMG, via the coding sequence ATGGACAGAAAGCTCTTTGGCACCGACGGGATTCGGGGGCTGGCCAACGAACCTCCGATGACTCCGGAGACAGCCCTCAAACTGGGACGGGCCATCGCCTATTATTTTAAAAAGATCGGCGGACATCACCGCGTCCTCATCGGCAAAGACACTAGACTCTCTGGTTACATGCTAGAGACCGCTCTGGCCTCGGGTATATGCTCCATGGGGGCCAATGTTCTTTTGGTTGGCCCTATGCCTACTCCGGCCATTGCCTTTCTGACCTCCAGCATGCGGGCTGATGCCGGCGTGGTTATCTCCGCCTCTCACAACCCTTATCCAGACAACGGAATTAAAGTCTTCTCTGGTGATGGCTTCAAACTCCCAGACGAGACAGAGGCCGAGCTTGAACGCCTTATGGAAAGCCCCGAACTGGACCAGGAGCGCCCCACCGGGGACGGAGTGGGTAAGGCCTTTCGCATTGATGACGCCCGGGGGCGTTACATAGTCTTTTTAAAGCAGGCCTTCCCCAAGGAATACACCTTGGATGGTCTGCGGCTTGTCCTGGATTGTGCCCACGGAGCCGCCTATCGGGTAGCTCCGGCTGTCTTTGAGGAGCTGGGAGCCGAAGTCATCAAAGTGGGCGTCGAGCCCGACGGAATAAACATCAACAATCGTTGCGGCGCTCTCTATCCGGAGGTTGTCCAGGCCAAGGTTCGGGAGACCAGGGCCGATATGGGAATCGCTTTAGATGGTGATGCCGACAGGGTCATCGTGGTAGATGAATACGGTGAGGTGGTCGATGGCGACCATATCCTGGCCATCTGTGCCCGAGATATGGTCCGTGAAGGGCGTCTTCGGAATAACACCGTGGTGGCCACTGTCATGAGTAATCTGGGCCTTGAGGTTTGTCTCAAAAAGATGGGAGTTCGTCTCATAAGGACCAAAGTTGGAGATCGCTATGTAGTCGAGGCCATGCGAGAGGGAGGCTATAATCTGGGGGGTGAGCAGTCGGGCCATCTGATCTTTCTGGACTACATGACTACTGGTGACGGCACCTTGGCCGCTTTAATGCTTTTGGCGGTTATGATTAAAGAGGGGAGAGCTCTCTCCGAACTGGCTCAGATAATGGAAACCTACCCTCAGGTACTGCTGAATGTCCGCGTAAAAGAGAGACGTCCACCAGAAGAAATCCCTGGTCTCATGCAACTCAAGGCTCAACTTGAGGCCAAACTAACCGATCGGGGCCGGATAGTTATCCGACCCTCGGGCACAGAACCGGTCTATCGAGTTATGGTAGAAGGAGAAGACCCTGCGGAAATAAAGGCCTACGCCCAAGAACTTGTCGAACATATCAAAAACGTCATGGGCTGA
- a CDS encoding CdaR family protein translates to MKWQDVLGKDWVLKLLSLVFAIVLWFLVVGEENAEMALDVALELVNLPPETIIINDIPAEIKVRVSGPRSLLQGLSRQRISRVIDLSEAKPGRILIQITPESIRVPRGVRVVKITPSEIEIVLDRLVHKTLKIKVRTSGQLPYGFRLEKIVVNPDKIEVEGPKSTLEKLKVLETQAVDLSDMTTNFQRQVRLKLPPYVSVVKGDPMVTVTVIVQEIKEIKIFKVPVRLGGDNRPVVLKPSLVSIKVVGPLWLLKNLEPKEIRAWVETKNLKPGTYWREVKIALPDKRLRLLSVKPSRVKVYLQKAQESQNILHLIKKTVWKGADHGQKALWHRRDSGAGQRTSDDSGDSPQTGTGHRLLF, encoded by the coding sequence ATGAAGTGGCAGGACGTGCTGGGGAAAGACTGGGTCCTTAAGCTCCTTTCTTTGGTCTTCGCCATCGTCCTCTGGTTTCTGGTGGTGGGGGAGGAGAACGCCGAGATGGCCCTTGACGTTGCCCTTGAGCTGGTCAACCTGCCACCTGAGACCATTATCATCAACGATATTCCCGCTGAAATAAAGGTCAGGGTCAGTGGCCCCCGAAGTCTTCTCCAAGGGCTCTCCCGTCAGAGGATCTCCAGAGTCATAGATCTCTCGGAGGCCAAACCCGGAAGGATTCTTATTCAGATAACCCCCGAAAGTATCCGGGTGCCCCGCGGGGTTCGAGTAGTTAAGATAACCCCTTCGGAGATAGAAATTGTCCTTGACCGACTGGTCCATAAGACCTTAAAGATCAAGGTTCGCACCAGTGGTCAGCTTCCTTATGGTTTTCGTCTGGAAAAGATCGTTGTCAATCCCGATAAAATTGAAGTTGAAGGCCCCAAGTCCACCCTAGAAAAGCTCAAAGTTTTGGAAACTCAGGCGGTGGATCTTTCAGACATGACCACTAATTTTCAGCGTCAGGTAAGGCTCAAACTCCCCCCTTATGTCTCCGTAGTAAAAGGGGATCCGATGGTAACAGTAACGGTAATTGTTCAGGAGATTAAAGAGATAAAGATCTTTAAGGTTCCTGTCCGTCTGGGGGGAGACAACAGGCCTGTGGTCCTGAAGCCTTCGCTAGTCTCAATCAAAGTGGTTGGTCCTCTCTGGCTTCTTAAAAATTTGGAACCCAAGGAGATAAGGGCCTGGGTGGAGACTAAAAATCTGAAGCCAGGCACCTACTGGAGAGAAGTTAAGATAGCCTTACCAGATAAGAGGCTACGGCTCTTATCTGTCAAACCCTCAAGGGTCAAAGTTTATCTCCAAAAAGCTCAAGAGTCCCAAAATATCCTCCATCTCATCAAGAAAACCGTCTGGAAAGGGGCAGATCATGGACAGAAAGCTCTTTGGCACCGACGGGATTCGGGGGCTGGCCAACGAACCTCCGATGACTCCGGAGACAGCCCTCAAACTGGGACGGGCCATCGCCTATTATTTTAA
- the cdaA gene encoding diadenylate cyclase CdaA: MDKLLQFWERLRWQDVLDIVIVAFLIYRVMLIIRGTRAMQMVAGLGVLMVIYFVAAKLELLTLHWILGTFLSSLVLLIIIVFQDDIRRALTQMGQTPFLKARVERSQVMEEIIKAVTSLADRYIGALIVIERETGLKEYIETGTILDARVNRELICCLFNPSSPLHDGAVIIREGRIATAGSILPLTTNPNVSKYLGTRHRAALGITELTDALAIVVSEERGAISLAVGGHITPDIDESTLRRMLLNLLGMGPPKSQPWWKRKIF; the protein is encoded by the coding sequence ATGGATAAACTACTCCAGTTTTGGGAAAGGCTACGTTGGCAAGACGTCTTAGACATCGTCATCGTTGCCTTTCTCATCTATCGGGTGATGCTCATTATCCGGGGCACACGGGCCATGCAGATGGTCGCTGGCCTCGGAGTGCTTATGGTTATCTACTTCGTGGCCGCCAAGTTGGAGCTCTTAACCCTCCACTGGATATTGGGAACCTTCCTCTCTTCTTTGGTTCTACTTATCATCATTGTCTTTCAGGACGATATTCGCCGAGCTCTGACTCAAATGGGCCAAACCCCTTTTTTAAAGGCCCGAGTGGAGCGCTCCCAGGTCATGGAAGAGATCATTAAGGCTGTAACCTCCCTGGCTGACCGCTACATAGGGGCCCTTATAGTCATCGAAAGGGAAACCGGCCTCAAGGAATATATCGAGACTGGCACCATCCTTGACGCCCGGGTCAATCGGGAGCTCATCTGCTGCCTCTTTAATCCCTCCTCTCCCCTCCATGACGGGGCCGTAATTATCCGAGAAGGACGAATTGCTACCGCCGGATCCATTCTCCCTCTAACTACCAATCCTAATGTCAGCAAGTACCTAGGCACCAGACATCGAGCCGCTCTGGGAATCACCGAACTTACTGATGCCTTGGCCATTGTGGTCTCCGAAGAACGAGGGGCCATCAGCCTGGCTGTAGGAGGGCACATAACTCCAGACATCGATGAATCCACTTTGAGGCGCATGCTTCTTAACCTTCTGGGCATGGGGCCACCCAAGAGCCAGCCCTGGTGGAAGAGGAAGATTTTCTAA
- the folP gene encoding dihydropteroate synthase: MKPLKWGRLHLDWTRPYIMGVVNVTPDSFSDGGKYLQPQSALEQAKRLVAAGADILDIGGESTRPFADPVPLEEELTRVIPAIVLIRQHLPHIPISIDTYKAQVAEAALDAGADIINDISGLRFEPEMISLAREREVPVVVMHMKGRPRDMQLSPHYDDVLGEIEAFFKERLETLTTSGIDLEKIILDPGIGFGKRFEDNLTILRELKRFLRLGRPLLVGPSRKAFIGQITGRPPEERDAGTMGAVAWSVLQGAHILRVHNVAMARDLLAVIQTISARKGPSYG; encoded by the coding sequence GTGAAACCTCTCAAGTGGGGGCGCCTCCACCTTGACTGGACAAGACCTTACATTATGGGGGTGGTAAATGTCACCCCGGATTCATTCTCGGATGGAGGGAAGTATCTCCAGCCCCAGTCGGCTCTTGAGCAGGCCAAGAGGTTGGTAGCCGCCGGAGCCGATATTTTGGACATTGGTGGTGAGTCCACCCGCCCTTTTGCCGACCCGGTTCCACTGGAAGAAGAATTAACCCGAGTTATTCCGGCCATTGTCCTGATCCGTCAGCACCTGCCCCATATCCCCATCTCTATAGACACCTACAAGGCCCAGGTGGCCGAGGCTGCCCTTGATGCCGGAGCGGACATCATAAATGACATAAGTGGGCTCCGTTTTGAACCGGAAATGATCTCTCTGGCCCGGGAAAGGGAAGTTCCGGTGGTGGTCATGCATATGAAGGGCCGCCCCCGGGACATGCAGCTCTCTCCTCACTATGATGACGTTCTCGGAGAAATAGAGGCCTTCTTTAAAGAACGCCTGGAGACCTTAACCACCTCGGGCATAGATCTGGAGAAGATCATCCTTGATCCTGGAATTGGTTTCGGCAAACGTTTTGAGGACAACTTAACCATCCTCAGAGAGCTCAAGCGCTTCCTTCGCCTGGGTCGGCCCCTTCTGGTAGGCCCAAGCCGTAAGGCCTTCATTGGTCAAATCACCGGCCGGCCGCCAGAGGAACGTGACGCCGGAACAATGGGAGCCGTAGCCTGGTCTGTACTTCAGGGGGCCCATATCCTTCGCGTCCACAATGTAGCTATGGCCAGGGATCTGTTGGCCGTAATTCAGACCATTTCCGCCAGGAAAGGTCCCTCTTATGGATAA
- the ftsH gene encoding ATP-dependent zinc metalloprotease FtsH, producing MSSFYRNLSLWLIIAIIMVFLFNIFNQPKPKGVEIPYSEFISLVEKGEVEEVIIQGDKIDGFLTNKKRFHTVAPRDDGLINLLKEAQVKINVKPQEETPWYVTLLISWFPMLLLVGVWIFFMRQMQVGGGKALSFGRSRAKMLTGQQIKITFKDVAGVEEAKEEVSEIIEFLRDPKKFTRLGGRIPKGVLLVGPPGTGKTLLAKAIAGEAGVPFFSISGSDFVEMFVGVGAARVRDLFTQAKRHAPCIIFIDEIDAVGRHRGAGLGGGHDEREQTLNQLLVEMDGFESNEGVIVIAATNRPDVLDPALLRPGRFDRQVVVPAPDVKGREEILKVHVKKVPLAEDVNISLIARGTPGFSGADLENLVNEAALLAARKGKEKVSMEEFEEAKDRVLMGRERKSMIISEEEKRITAYHEAGHALVAKLLPGTDPLHKVTIIPRGQALGLTQQLPLDERHTYPKDYLIKRLMILLGGRAAEELVLNQITTGAGNDIERATELARKMVCEWGMSETLGPVSFGKRDEHIFLGKELAHHKDYSETTAVQIDNEIRRLVTDCYEKTKRLLEENINTLHQLAKALLERETLDAKAIDEIMRETGATPQAA from the coding sequence TTGTCGTCCTTTTATCGGAATCTTAGCCTGTGGCTCATAATAGCCATAATTATGGTTTTTCTTTTTAATATCTTTAACCAGCCTAAACCCAAGGGGGTAGAGATCCCTTACAGCGAGTTTATTTCTCTGGTAGAGAAGGGTGAGGTAGAAGAAGTTATTATCCAGGGGGATAAAATAGACGGTTTTTTGACCAATAAGAAGCGGTTCCACACCGTAGCCCCCCGAGATGACGGTCTTATAAATCTTCTTAAAGAGGCTCAAGTAAAGATCAATGTTAAGCCCCAAGAGGAAACTCCCTGGTATGTAACCTTACTTATTTCGTGGTTTCCTATGCTCCTGTTAGTGGGAGTCTGGATCTTCTTCATGCGTCAGATGCAGGTGGGGGGAGGCAAGGCTCTTTCTTTTGGCCGAAGCCGGGCCAAGATGCTTACTGGTCAGCAGATAAAGATTACCTTCAAAGACGTGGCTGGAGTGGAAGAAGCCAAAGAGGAAGTCTCGGAAATCATTGAGTTTCTTCGAGACCCCAAAAAGTTTACCCGACTCGGGGGTCGAATTCCCAAGGGAGTCCTCTTGGTTGGACCTCCGGGTACCGGTAAGACCCTTTTAGCCAAGGCCATAGCCGGGGAGGCAGGTGTTCCCTTCTTTAGTATCTCCGGTTCGGATTTTGTGGAAATGTTTGTCGGAGTAGGAGCAGCCCGGGTAAGAGATCTTTTCACCCAAGCCAAAAGACACGCCCCTTGTATCATCTTTATCGACGAAATTGACGCCGTAGGACGTCATCGAGGGGCAGGTCTTGGTGGAGGGCACGATGAACGGGAGCAGACCTTAAATCAACTTCTGGTGGAGATGGATGGCTTTGAAAGCAATGAAGGAGTCATTGTCATTGCCGCCACCAACCGCCCTGACGTCTTAGATCCCGCCCTTTTACGGCCTGGTCGCTTTGATCGCCAGGTAGTAGTCCCCGCCCCGGATGTCAAGGGAAGAGAGGAAATCCTCAAGGTTCATGTTAAGAAGGTCCCCCTGGCCGAAGATGTCAACATCTCCCTTATTGCTCGTGGAACTCCGGGATTTTCGGGCGCCGATCTGGAAAACCTGGTCAACGAGGCCGCCCTTCTGGCCGCCCGCAAAGGTAAAGAAAAAGTAAGCATGGAAGAGTTTGAAGAGGCCAAAGACAGGGTTCTCATGGGACGAGAGCGCAAGAGCATGATCATCAGCGAGGAAGAAAAAAGAATTACAGCCTATCATGAGGCCGGACACGCCCTGGTAGCCAAACTCCTGCCGGGAACGGATCCCCTCCATAAGGTAACCATTATTCCCCGTGGTCAGGCCCTTGGCCTGACCCAACAGCTTCCCTTAGATGAACGTCACACCTACCCCAAAGACTACCTCATTAAGCGCCTGATGATCCTTCTTGGAGGAAGGGCTGCCGAGGAGCTGGTGCTCAACCAGATCACCACTGGGGCTGGCAATGACATTGAGCGGGCCACGGAACTGGCCCGAAAAATGGTGTGCGAGTGGGGCATGAGTGAGACCTTGGGACCTGTGTCCTTTGGCAAACGAGATGAACACATCTTCCTGGGTAAAGAGCTAGCCCACCACAAAGACTATAGTGAGACTACTGCTGTCCAGATCGACAACGAAATTCGCCGTTTGGTCACTGATTGTTACGAGAAGACCAAGAGGCTCCTGGAGGAGAATATCAACACCCTGCATCAGTTGGCCAAGGCCCTACTTGAGCGAGAGACTCTGGACGCCAAGGCCATAGACGAGATCATGCGAGAAACAGGAGCCACGCCACAGGCAGCTTAG
- the tilS gene encoding tRNA lysidine(34) synthetase TilS, producing MDLLPKVKGFIRKKKLFRPKDQILLAVSGGPDSVALLDLLCRLKEPWDLKLAVAHFHHGLRPEAREEALFVKNLAVQRKLPFILGAAATRTFCRQRGLSLEEGARELRYRFLQTAAQKGGYDLICLGHTYDDQAEEILIRLIRGAGRGGLAGIPARRHPFVRPLLGVTKAEILEYLKARGLSFCEDPSNRDRRFLRNRIRLDLIPYLEKRFNPRMKETLWQTAEILSEEEQFLREETRKRLKKYLREGHQGLLLKREALHEPLAFRRRFYLALIRELAPQTKAGFRHLEMIEDIFASSSPGPGLHLGRLRIRKTKEGLLFSPPRPIPQPFELLVPGPGHYLLKEGLTLQVERQKDGLYHPQETEVILDARQVVFPITVRSPRPGDRFHPLGGPGEKKVFRFLADCGIDRERRNLYPVVVSQGQILAVLPLRPAERARVKTETQEIIKFRLLPKDNNTY from the coding sequence GTGGATCTTCTTCCAAAAGTAAAGGGCTTTATCCGGAAAAAGAAACTCTTCAGGCCGAAAGATCAAATTCTTCTGGCTGTCTCAGGAGGACCTGATTCTGTAGCCTTGCTTGATCTTCTCTGCCGTCTCAAAGAGCCCTGGGATCTAAAGCTGGCAGTAGCTCACTTTCATCACGGTCTTAGGCCTGAGGCCCGGGAGGAGGCCCTTTTCGTCAAAAATTTAGCCGTTCAAAGAAAATTACCTTTCATCTTAGGAGCAGCGGCCACAAGAACATTCTGTCGTCAAAGGGGGCTCTCTCTGGAAGAAGGAGCCAGGGAACTGCGTTATCGTTTCCTCCAAACTGCGGCCCAAAAAGGAGGGTATGACCTTATCTGCTTAGGTCACACATATGACGACCAGGCCGAAGAAATTCTTATCCGTCTCATCCGGGGGGCGGGACGAGGAGGTTTGGCTGGCATCCCGGCCAGACGACATCCTTTTGTCCGGCCACTTCTGGGAGTAACTAAGGCGGAAATACTAGAGTACCTGAAGGCCAGGGGGCTTTCCTTTTGTGAGGATCCCAGCAACAGGGACCGGCGTTTTTTGCGCAACCGAATTCGTCTTGATTTGATCCCTTATCTAGAGAAACGATTCAATCCTCGCATGAAAGAAACTCTTTGGCAGACAGCAGAGATCCTCTCCGAAGAGGAACAATTTTTAAGGGAAGAGACCAGGAAACGTCTCAAAAAATACCTTAGGGAAGGCCATCAAGGACTCCTTCTCAAGAGGGAAGCCCTTCACGAACCCCTGGCTTTCAGAAGGAGATTTTATCTGGCCCTTATCCGAGAACTGGCTCCGCAGACCAAGGCCGGCTTTCGGCATCTAGAGATGATTGAAGATATTTTTGCAAGCTCCTCTCCCGGACCAGGCCTCCATCTGGGAAGATTAAGGATCCGAAAGACCAAAGAAGGGCTTCTTTTTTCGCCCCCAAGACCAATTCCACAACCCTTTGAGCTCCTGGTCCCTGGCCCCGGCCACTACCTCCTCAAAGAAGGACTGACCCTCCAGGTAGAAAGACAGAAAGACGGGCTCTACCATCCCCAAGAGACAGAGGTCATCCTTGATGCCCGGCAGGTGGTCTTTCCGATAACCGTCCGCTCTCCCCGCCCCGGGGACCGCTTCCACCCTCTGGGGGGCCCGGGAGAGAAAAAAGTTTTTCGTTTCTTGGCTGACTGCGGAATAGATCGAGAAAGGCGCAACCTCTACCCGGTAGTGGTCAGTCAGGGACAGATTCTGGCTGTCCTTCCTCTGCGACCAGCCGAAAGGGCCCGGGTAAAGACAGAGACTCAGGAGATAATAAAATTTCGCCTATTGCCAAAAGACAATAATACTTATTAA
- the trxA gene encoding thioredoxin yields the protein METIIVRCPACGVKNRLPVERIHQRPVCGRCRTPLPVGGEVEVVTETNFGRLVTDSPLPFLLDCWAPWCGPCRLIAPLLEGLAKEFVGRLRVGKLNVDENPNLARHLGITSIPTLILFKDGQAVDRIVGALGADDLRLWLQRHLR from the coding sequence ATGGAGACGATCATTGTTCGTTGTCCTGCCTGTGGGGTAAAAAACCGCCTTCCGGTGGAGAGGATTCATCAACGACCGGTCTGTGGTCGCTGTCGTACCCCCTTGCCCGTAGGAGGAGAAGTCGAAGTGGTTACAGAGACCAACTTTGGCCGACTGGTTACCGACTCTCCCCTCCCTTTTCTCCTGGATTGTTGGGCCCCCTGGTGCGGACCATGCCGCCTTATTGCCCCCCTACTTGAAGGCTTGGCCAAAGAATTTGTTGGCCGTCTTCGAGTGGGCAAACTCAATGTAGATGAAAACCCAAACCTTGCCAGACACCTAGGGATAACCTCTATCCCCACCCTGATCCTCTTTAAAGACGGTCAAGCGGTGGACCGAATCGTCGGTGCCCTTGGAGCAGATGATCTTCGACTCTGGCTTCAAAGACACCTCCGTTAA